From a region of the Paenibacillus sp. FSL R10-2734 genome:
- a CDS encoding VanZ family protein, whose translation MSNRKHREASRSQLLRGLTWIVLTLYSATVIYWMFIGFGREAHTGGSLHYNLAPLRTVSLYFNLDNGLSLINRLVNLLGNIVVFIPFGFLSPFVKTSRISWLRISLYAVPCILLLECLQMLLHVGSFDIDDLLLNMLGIWTGYGLFRVISFRSNKEGEM comes from the coding sequence TTGAGTAACCGCAAACATAGAGAAGCTAGCCGTTCACAGCTGCTAAGAGGATTGACATGGATAGTGCTAACTCTGTATAGTGCTACTGTTATCTATTGGATGTTTATCGGATTTGGACGAGAAGCTCATACCGGAGGATCTCTTCATTACAATCTGGCTCCATTACGTACGGTGTCACTGTATTTCAACTTGGATAACGGGTTATCGCTGATCAATCGGCTAGTAAATCTACTGGGAAATATCGTGGTTTTTATTCCATTTGGTTTTCTTTCACCTTTTGTAAAGACATCGCGGATATCTTGGCTTAGGATCTCGCTATATGCTGTCCCTTGTATACTGCTTTTGGAATGCTTGCAAATGCTGTTACATGTGGGAAGCTTCGATATTGATGATTTACTATTAAACATGCTGGGTATTTGGACAGGCTACGGATTGTTTCGAGTGATTAGCTTTAGAAGTAACAAAGAAGGAGAAATGTGA
- a CDS encoding lytic polysaccharide monooxygenase — protein sequence MMKVSMKNSIIVKKVAPFVITAGVIAGIGLIDTDKALGHGYVSEPASRAKLGAANNVGSVQYEPQSLEAPKGFPLAGPADGKIASAGGMFGGILDQQSSNRWIKHDMVGGVNDITWYHTAQHRTTKWHYYITKKGWNPNAPIKRADLELIGTFENGGKQPERSVTHKVNVPTDRSGYHVILAVWDIEDTANAFYQVIDVNLKNGDSGSGVQPDTEKPSTVTGLHSMSVESSSVDLMWNAATDNVGVDHYVIYRGDSVGIAKQIGTSSTTSYKDIIVEPDKIYTYYIVAVDRAGNKSNSSNIIVVNTPNPEVVIPPVETPDTVKPSMVEGLHTMSVKHNSVNLMWNAAQDNVGVDHYVVYRDGVELTQTNGTAYTDLTVQASTTYNYQVRAVDAAGNASDKSASFTVTTLVKPVLPEVAAWNATGLYIVGTKVEYKGNLYEARVTFRSYGDNNWNPESALSLWKLVTN from the coding sequence ATGATGAAAGTAAGCATGAAGAACAGCATTATTGTAAAGAAGGTTGCTCCATTTGTTATTACAGCGGGGGTTATTGCTGGAATAGGACTTATCGATACCGATAAAGCATTAGGTCACGGTTATGTATCCGAACCGGCAAGTCGTGCAAAGCTTGGTGCTGCGAATAATGTGGGTTCTGTTCAATATGAGCCACAGAGCCTAGAAGCACCCAAAGGCTTCCCATTGGCGGGTCCTGCGGACGGGAAGATTGCATCTGCGGGTGGTATGTTCGGAGGAATTCTGGATCAACAATCAAGTAATCGCTGGATTAAGCACGATATGGTTGGCGGAGTAAATGATATCACTTGGTATCATACAGCACAGCATAGAACAACAAAATGGCATTATTACATCACAAAAAAAGGCTGGAACCCCAATGCACCAATTAAACGTGCTGATTTAGAGCTCATTGGAACATTTGAGAATGGCGGTAAACAGCCTGAGCGTTCTGTGACACATAAAGTAAATGTCCCAACAGACCGCAGTGGATACCATGTTATTTTGGCAGTGTGGGATATTGAGGATACGGCGAATGCTTTCTACCAAGTAATTGACGTGAATTTAAAGAACGGTGATTCAGGATCTGGGGTACAACCAGACACAGAGAAGCCGTCAACTGTAACAGGGTTACATTCGATGAGTGTAGAATCCAGCAGTGTAGACCTTATGTGGAATGCTGCAACAGATAACGTAGGCGTAGATCATTATGTGATTTACCGCGGGGATAGCGTAGGTATAGCGAAACAAATTGGTACATCCTCCACAACGAGCTATAAAGACATAATTGTAGAACCAGATAAAATCTATACATATTATATCGTTGCGGTGGATCGTGCAGGAAACAAGTCCAATTCAAGTAACATTATCGTTGTTAATACGCCCAACCCGGAAGTGGTTATACCTCCAGTGGAAACACCAGATACTGTAAAGCCTTCGATGGTAGAGGGACTGCATACCATGTCTGTGAAGCACAATAGTGTTAATCTAATGTGGAATGCCGCCCAAGATAATGTAGGTGTTGATCATTATGTTGTGTATCGAGATGGTGTTGAATTGACCCAAACCAATGGAACTGCTTATACGGATTTAACTGTTCAAGCTTCCACCACGTACAATTATCAGGTGAGAGCTGTAGACGCTGCTGGTAATGCTTCAGATAAGAGCGCTTCGTTTACAGTTACAACGCTTGTGAAACCCGTATTACCAGAAGTAGCAGCTTGGAATGCAACCGGCTTGTACATTGTAGGAACAAAAGTTGAATACAAGGGTAACCTTTATGAAGCCCGAGTGACATTTAGAAGTTATGGTGATAACAACTGGAATCCTGAGTCGGCATTGTCACTGTGGAAATTAGTAACGAACTAA
- a CDS encoding MarR family transcriptional regulator — translation MEDEVQHWINRYMDAYMMVTRQVAARIKDSIAADTTNDQYQILRLINAQEQCTSTYLAETFCVGKSSITAIINRLVQAGIIERTRDENDRRQVYLSMTEHGKRVFEAAETQVHEVVAPYLLHFEEKDIEMFVMMFEKLAILIQDDGGKNQ, via the coding sequence TTGGAGGATGAAGTTCAGCATTGGATTAACCGTTACATGGATGCTTATATGATGGTGACCAGACAAGTAGCCGCAAGAATTAAAGATAGCATTGCTGCAGATACAACGAATGATCAGTATCAGATTCTGCGTCTGATTAATGCTCAGGAACAATGTACTTCTACATATCTAGCAGAAACTTTTTGTGTAGGTAAAAGTTCTATTACAGCGATAATCAACAGATTAGTGCAGGCGGGAATAATCGAACGAACACGTGACGAGAATGACCGACGTCAGGTGTATTTATCGATGACTGAGCACGGTAAAAGAGTATTTGAAGCGGCAGAAACGCAAGTACATGAAGTGGTAGCCCCGTATTTGTTACATTTTGAAGAGAAGGATATTGAGATGTTCGTTATGATGTTCGAGAAATTGGCGATTTTAATTCAAGATGATGGAGGGAAGAATCAATGA
- the fsa gene encoding fructose-6-phosphate aldolase: MKFFLDTGNIEEIKRITRLGLVDGVTTNPSLIAKEGRLFKDVIKEIVAIVPGPVSAEVIGLTAEEMLKEAYEIAEWAPNVVIKLPMTEDGLEACYELTKKGIKTNVTLVFSAAQGLMAAKAGATYISPFVGRLDDIGVDGMKLIKDLKTILTNYGMTSEIIAASIRNIAHVEQAALAGAHIATIPGSLLPTLWKHPLTDNGIERFLKDWESVPQA; the protein is encoded by the coding sequence ATGAAGTTTTTCTTGGACACCGGTAATATTGAAGAAATCAAACGTATTACTCGCCTCGGATTAGTGGATGGCGTAACGACTAACCCGTCGCTCATCGCTAAAGAAGGAAGATTGTTTAAAGATGTGATCAAAGAAATCGTTGCAATCGTTCCAGGTCCTGTAAGCGCAGAAGTAATCGGATTGACAGCAGAAGAAATGCTTAAAGAAGCGTATGAAATTGCTGAATGGGCTCCAAACGTTGTCATTAAACTCCCTATGACTGAAGATGGCTTGGAAGCTTGTTATGAGCTTACTAAAAAAGGTATCAAAACTAACGTAACACTTGTCTTCTCAGCGGCTCAAGGCTTGATGGCTGCAAAAGCAGGTGCAACTTATATCTCTCCATTCGTAGGACGTCTCGATGATATCGGTGTTGACGGAATGAAACTAATCAAGGATCTGAAGACCATCCTGACCAACTACGGCATGACTTCCGAAATTATTGCAGCTTCCATCCGTAACATTGCGCATGTTGAGCAAGCAGCACTTGCTGGTGCTCACATTGCTACCATCCCAGGTTCGCTCCTGCCTACCCTCTGGAAGCATCCGCTGACAGATAACGGTATTGAACGCTTCCTGAAGGATTGGGAATCCGTACCACAAGCATAA
- a CDS encoding GNAT family N-acetyltransferase has product MLMDLKPLIGTPEVNELLTYAVIDDPSALQQTLSEYSEQAGLKLYGWEEEELLLGLVGFEETEDGSLDIRHIAVLPENRGKGYARGMILELLTTRQPRYLVAETEDEIAADFYRSLGFMVYSLGENPAGIETLRCVYEVEEIEDEE; this is encoded by the coding sequence ATGTTGATGGATCTTAAACCCCTCATCGGTACACCTGAGGTGAACGAGCTGTTGACCTATGCGGTCATTGATGATCCGAGTGCCCTGCAGCAGACTTTGTCTGAGTATAGCGAACAAGCCGGGCTAAAGCTATATGGCTGGGAAGAAGAAGAATTACTGCTTGGTCTCGTAGGCTTCGAAGAAACAGAAGATGGCTCATTGGATATTCGGCATATTGCTGTATTGCCAGAGAACAGAGGAAAAGGTTATGCACGTGGGATGATTCTGGAGCTGCTTACTACGCGTCAGCCGCGTTATCTGGTAGCTGAAACCGAGGATGAGATCGCTGCGGATTTCTACCGTAGTCTTGGGTTCATGGTGTACAGTCTCGGAGAAAATCCAGCTGGCATTGAAACACTGAGATGTGTCTATGAAGTAGAAGAGATTGAGGATGAGGAATAA
- a CDS encoding MMPL family transporter encodes MKTILKARWAVIAIWLAVAVVLVMTAPSFSDLVREKGQVTVPEGYPSSRAAEIMKEAANDKGGESLHQVALVFNNPKGIGAEETASIQQGVEKLAANKEALQLDSITDPFSQSELKDTLIAKDGKTIMVALSVKGEGEAVTALPDKVDEMLSGVKADHYLTSEGLITEDMIASSEAGLKKSEYITVVFILLILFVVFRSFVAPFVPLLTVGISYIVSQSVVACLVDRYDFPLSTFTQIFMVAVMFGIGTDYCILLISRFKEELMTAEDTKSAIIATYRKAGGTVFYSGLAVFVGFVAIGLSKFILYRSAVAVAVGIAVMLLALVTIVPFFMAVLGKKLFWPSRGKLEHSESRIWGWAGSFSLKRPWAALLIVAVIVSPFLVTYSGKLSFNSLEEIGSEYASVKGFNIISESFGPGESMPGKIVIKNDDRMDNSEYLGLAEKISRELEKVDSVKSVRSMSRPTGELISDFLIPNQVGTLSDGLDQSNEGLTKIQTGLSEASKQLSDNAPKLTEAVAGSAKLTEGTADLKDGIVALGDGLTRIESGIKSGSAGAGEIKAGLQQAATSAKQLADANAKLLEGYKKIGGGLSSLDEGLGQLPKQLQGVAEALKGLDGSFAGLESSYPEIVQDVNYLTIKGTVAQSGTGAAQLAAGLGQVSEQLKGAATGLNEANAGYAKAAAGQTALAQGLAKLVAGIGQLQSGLEQAAAGQGQIVDKIPSISSGLDQLQGGQQQLADGFGELTGQIGALTTGLSDSADGLKQITSGLGSAQEYLNQIQAAKDDELSGFFVPAEALKAEGMEQVFDTYLSDDRKVMTLDVVFTENPYSSEAIDSVGDIQAAVDRAVKGTKLENAETAISGVTSSQSDLRNISNEDYTRTVILMLSGIFIILVLLLRSIVMPIYLIISLLITYFSALGVTEAIFVNLLHFEGITWTTPFFSFVMLIALGVDYSIFLMARFNENKTWDVKEAILHAMRNMGTVILSAVVILGGTFASMYPSGVLSMMQIATVVLVGLALYALIFLPFFVPVMVRIFGRGNWWPFSVKQSGEASKQDLNM; translated from the coding sequence ATGAAGACGATTCTAAAAGCAAGATGGGCGGTTATCGCAATCTGGCTCGCGGTAGCGGTAGTGCTAGTCATGACCGCCCCATCGTTCTCTGATCTTGTCCGTGAGAAGGGGCAGGTTACCGTTCCAGAGGGATACCCTTCATCTAGAGCAGCGGAAATCATGAAGGAAGCGGCAAATGACAAGGGAGGAGAATCGCTCCATCAAGTAGCTCTTGTATTTAATAACCCAAAGGGAATCGGAGCAGAAGAAACAGCAAGTATTCAGCAGGGCGTTGAGAAGCTGGCTGCAAATAAGGAAGCTCTGCAGTTAGATTCCATCACCGATCCTTTTTCACAAAGCGAGCTTAAGGATACGCTGATTGCCAAAGATGGCAAGACCATTATGGTGGCGTTGTCTGTAAAAGGTGAAGGAGAGGCTGTTACTGCGCTGCCAGATAAAGTGGATGAGATGCTCTCGGGTGTTAAAGCAGATCATTATTTGACCAGTGAAGGTCTTATAACAGAGGATATGATCGCAAGCTCAGAAGCAGGGCTAAAGAAGTCGGAGTATATTACAGTGGTCTTTATTCTACTTATTCTATTCGTCGTGTTTCGTTCATTCGTAGCGCCTTTTGTACCGCTGCTGACAGTAGGTATCAGTTATATTGTATCCCAATCTGTTGTGGCTTGTTTGGTGGATCGTTATGATTTTCCTTTATCTACCTTTACTCAAATCTTTATGGTTGCGGTCATGTTCGGGATCGGTACGGATTATTGTATTCTGCTGATCAGTCGCTTTAAAGAAGAATTGATGACCGCAGAAGATACCAAAAGTGCCATCATTGCAACGTATCGAAAAGCTGGAGGAACGGTGTTCTATTCAGGCTTAGCGGTGTTTGTAGGTTTTGTAGCGATTGGGTTATCGAAATTTATCCTTTATCGTTCAGCAGTAGCTGTTGCAGTTGGTATTGCAGTTATGCTATTGGCACTTGTGACGATTGTTCCTTTCTTTATGGCTGTTCTAGGCAAAAAGCTATTCTGGCCTTCCCGTGGCAAGCTGGAGCATAGTGAGAGCCGTATTTGGGGATGGGCAGGTTCTTTTTCCTTAAAAAGACCGTGGGCCGCTCTTCTAATCGTTGCAGTAATCGTATCCCCATTCCTAGTTACTTATAGCGGTAAGCTGTCCTTTAACAGCTTGGAGGAAATTGGTTCAGAATATGCTTCGGTAAAAGGGTTTAATATTATTTCGGAGAGCTTCGGACCAGGTGAATCGATGCCTGGCAAGATCGTAATTAAGAATGATGACCGCATGGACAACTCAGAATATCTGGGACTTGCGGAAAAAATCAGCCGTGAGCTGGAAAAAGTGGATAGTGTAAAATCCGTTCGTAGCATGTCACGTCCAACAGGTGAGCTGATCAGTGATTTCTTAATTCCGAATCAGGTCGGCACTCTTTCTGATGGACTGGATCAAAGTAACGAAGGACTAACCAAGATTCAAACCGGGTTGTCTGAAGCAAGTAAACAGCTTAGCGATAATGCTCCAAAACTTACAGAAGCTGTTGCTGGTAGTGCTAAGTTAACGGAAGGCACAGCAGATCTTAAAGATGGAATCGTTGCTTTAGGCGATGGGCTTACCCGGATTGAGAGTGGGATAAAGAGTGGCTCTGCCGGTGCAGGTGAGATCAAAGCCGGTCTTCAGCAGGCGGCGACAAGTGCTAAACAGTTAGCGGATGCTAATGCAAAGCTACTAGAGGGCTATAAAAAAATCGGTGGCGGCTTAAGTTCGCTGGATGAAGGACTCGGGCAGCTACCGAAGCAGCTACAGGGTGTTGCAGAGGCATTAAAGGGACTGGATGGTTCCTTCGCTGGCCTAGAGAGCAGTTATCCGGAAATTGTTCAGGATGTAAATTATTTGACGATCAAAGGTACAGTAGCACAGAGTGGTACGGGTGCAGCACAGCTGGCAGCTGGTCTTGGTCAAGTTTCAGAACAGCTTAAAGGCGCAGCTACTGGCTTAAATGAGGCGAATGCCGGTTATGCTAAAGCTGCAGCCGGGCAAACCGCGCTCGCGCAAGGTTTAGCTAAGCTTGTAGCCGGAATCGGACAACTACAATCTGGACTCGAGCAGGCGGCAGCAGGCCAAGGGCAGATCGTAGATAAGATTCCATCCATCTCAAGTGGTCTTGATCAATTGCAAGGGGGGCAGCAGCAGCTTGCGGATGGTTTTGGTGAATTGACAGGGCAGATAGGAGCCTTAACCACTGGACTAAGCGATAGTGCGGATGGATTGAAGCAAATCACAAGCGGTCTGGGCTCAGCACAAGAATACTTGAATCAGATTCAAGCGGCTAAGGATGATGAGCTGAGCGGATTCTTCGTACCAGCTGAGGCACTTAAAGCTGAAGGCATGGAGCAGGTATTTGATACTTACTTGTCTGATGACCGTAAGGTTATGACTTTGGATGTGGTATTCACCGAGAATCCATATAGCTCAGAGGCTATAGACAGTGTAGGTGATATTCAAGCAGCTGTCGATCGTGCGGTTAAAGGTACGAAGCTTGAAAATGCTGAAACAGCTATTAGCGGAGTTACAAGCAGTCAAAGCGATTTGCGGAACATTTCCAACGAAGACTATACACGTACAGTTATCTTGATGCTGAGCGGTATTTTCATCATATTAGTGTTGCTGCTTCGTTCCATTGTAATGCCGATTTACCTTATTATTTCACTTTTGATCACTTACTTTTCAGCGTTGGGCGTTACAGAGGCTATATTCGTTAACCTTCTGCACTTTGAAGGGATTACCTGGACAACGCCATTCTTTAGTTTTGTTATGCTGATCGCACTGGGTGTGGATTATAGCATTTTCTTAATGGCCCGGTTTAACGAAAATAAAACTTGGGATGTAAAAGAAGCGATTCTACACGCCATGCGCAATATGGGTACAGTTATTCTTTCGGCCGTAGTTATTTTGGGCGGCACATTTGCTTCGATGTATCCTTCAGGGGTATTGTCGATGATGCAGATTGCAACAGTGGTGCTCGTAGGATTAGCCTTGTATGCTTTAATATTCCTACCGTTCTTTGTCCCTGTTATGGTACGGATCTTCGGGCGGGGAAATTGGTGGCCATTTTCGGTTAAACAAAGCGGGGAAGCTTCCAAGCAAGATTTAAATATGTAA
- the rpiA gene encoding ribose-5-phosphate isomerase RpiA, which yields MNVKQLAAEKAVEYVVDGMKVGLGTGSTAYWAIRKLGERVSEGLKITAVATSQASEEQARELGIPLVAFADIDSLDLTIDGADELDSNLQLIKGGGGALLREKIVASNSTRMIVIADEGKVVNTLGKYPLPVEIVPFAWEWTVAELAKLGCNPELRRSGDELYKTDNGNYIADCRFEVIESAPKLALTIQSIPGVVDHGLFIGIAAMAIIGKNDGSIEIIEAQPRN from the coding sequence ATCAATGTTAAACAATTAGCAGCAGAAAAAGCAGTGGAATACGTAGTAGATGGAATGAAAGTAGGTCTGGGTACTGGATCAACCGCATATTGGGCGATCCGTAAGCTTGGAGAGCGTGTTAGCGAAGGTCTAAAGATTACCGCAGTAGCAACCTCACAAGCATCTGAAGAGCAGGCGCGAGAACTAGGTATTCCACTAGTAGCTTTTGCTGATATTGATAGTCTGGACCTGACTATTGACGGAGCGGACGAGCTTGACAGCAATCTGCAGCTAATTAAAGGCGGGGGCGGCGCTTTACTTCGTGAGAAGATTGTTGCTAGTAACAGTACTCGTATGATTGTGATTGCCGATGAAGGTAAAGTCGTGAACACACTGGGCAAATATCCACTACCGGTGGAAATCGTTCCTTTTGCTTGGGAATGGACAGTGGCAGAGCTTGCTAAACTAGGTTGTAATCCTGAATTGCGTCGCAGTGGAGATGAGCTGTACAAGACGGATAATGGCAACTACATCGCGGACTGCCGATTTGAAGTGATTGAATCTGCGCCGAAGCTTGCCTTGACCATTCAAAGCATCCCGGGTGTTGTAGATCACGGTCTGTTTATTGGAATCGCAGCGATGGCTATCATTGGTAAAAATGACGGAAGTATTGAAATTATAGAAGCTCAGCCGAGGAATTGA
- a CDS encoding MFS transporter — translation MKERKWDLLALASIPLIMTLGNSMLLPILPQISKELGISAFQVSMLITVYGLMAIVMIPIAGYLSDRYGRKKVILPSLIIAAIGGVVCVVAAWFMKGVSAYWVIIAGRLLQGVGAAGAFPIVIPFVGDLFKQEEDVSKSLGIIETSNTFGKVLSPILGAYLGLWLWFAPFIAIPVLCLISFFLVLFLVRKPEAKDEPEKQGVREFLSGIVSVLRKKGRWLYAIFAIGGICMFVTFGVQFYLSEMLETKYKMHGAMKGFVLAIPLALLCLASYGTGKMIGQNKTLMKWLGFGGMVLLTAAMIFAGFNKGIYFLVGFMGLGCVGIGIVLPCMDALITEGIEKENSGTITALYSSMRFIGVALGPPVVSLLLSSGHWVLFALMASVGAVGGLLTLFAVTPSKGSKGESGVKETEQINPRLLSKRVRQTSAMSFDRKKSYP, via the coding sequence ATGAAGGAAAGAAAATGGGATCTGCTTGCACTGGCATCAATTCCACTCATAATGACCCTCGGTAACTCCATGCTGCTACCTATACTGCCGCAGATCTCCAAAGAACTCGGCATTAGCGCTTTTCAAGTCAGTATGCTGATTACCGTGTATGGATTGATGGCGATTGTAATGATTCCTATTGCAGGTTATCTGTCAGACCGTTATGGACGAAAGAAGGTTATTCTTCCAAGTCTGATCATAGCTGCTATTGGTGGTGTTGTTTGCGTGGTTGCGGCTTGGTTTATGAAGGGGGTTAGTGCTTATTGGGTGATCATAGCGGGCCGTTTGTTGCAAGGAGTCGGTGCTGCGGGTGCCTTTCCAATTGTAATCCCCTTTGTAGGCGATTTGTTCAAGCAAGAAGAGGATGTAAGCAAAAGCTTGGGAATTATTGAAACCTCTAATACTTTTGGTAAAGTACTCAGTCCGATCCTTGGCGCTTATCTCGGATTATGGCTTTGGTTTGCTCCATTTATTGCAATTCCTGTTCTATGTCTGATTTCATTTTTTTTAGTTTTGTTCCTAGTGCGAAAGCCCGAGGCGAAGGATGAACCTGAGAAACAGGGCGTACGAGAATTTTTATCCGGAATTGTGAGTGTTTTACGTAAAAAGGGACGTTGGCTATATGCTATTTTTGCCATAGGCGGTATCTGTATGTTTGTGACCTTTGGCGTTCAATTCTATTTGTCTGAAATGCTGGAAACTAAGTATAAAATGCATGGGGCGATGAAAGGTTTTGTGCTGGCGATACCACTTGCCCTCTTATGTCTGGCGTCATATGGAACAGGGAAGATGATTGGTCAGAACAAAACATTGATGAAATGGCTAGGCTTTGGAGGAATGGTATTGCTGACTGCGGCAATGATTTTTGCGGGATTCAATAAAGGTATTTATTTCTTAGTAGGATTTATGGGCTTAGGTTGCGTTGGAATCGGAATCGTGCTTCCTTGTATGGATGCTTTAATCACGGAGGGGATCGAGAAGGAGAATAGTGGCACGATAACCGCTCTTTACAGCAGTATGAGGTTTATAGGGGTAGCCTTAGGGCCGCCAGTGGTATCCCTGCTGTTAAGCAGTGGGCATTGGGTCTTGTTTGCATTGATGGCTTCAGTAGGGGCAGTCGGTGGATTGCTGACCTTATTTGCAGTAACGCCAAGCAAGGGGAGCAAAGGAGAATCTGGCGTGAAAGAAACCGAGCAGATCAATCCTCGCCTCTTGTCAAAGCGTGTTCGTCAAACGTCTGCAATGTCCTTTGATAGAAAAAAGAGCTATCCTTAA
- a CDS encoding GNAT family N-acetyltransferase: protein MLPVTEVSFEVVDPENVDLRKLITFLDEELKMRYPHEMIYVVDFEDPKVKEMTFVVSYLNGKPVGCGGLRPLHYMDTDIAAMELKRFYVDPSYRKMGIATNMLLFLEAQAMAAGFKEIRLETGIKQPEAIALYVKHGYRPIELFGPYIGDPDSLCYGKMLILGSLPESS from the coding sequence GTGTTACCCGTAACGGAAGTGAGTTTTGAAGTGGTTGATCCAGAGAACGTTGATTTAAGAAAGCTTATTACGTTTCTGGATGAGGAATTGAAAATGCGTTATCCGCATGAGATGATCTATGTCGTTGATTTCGAGGACCCCAAAGTAAAAGAAATGACCTTCGTAGTGTCCTATCTTAATGGGAAACCAGTGGGTTGCGGAGGGCTTCGACCATTGCATTACATGGACACAGATATTGCTGCGATGGAATTGAAGCGCTTTTATGTAGATCCCAGTTATCGTAAAATGGGTATAGCTACAAATATGCTGCTATTCCTTGAAGCGCAGGCTATGGCAGCGGGGTTTAAGGAGATCCGATTGGAGACAGGAATTAAGCAGCCGGAAGCGATTGCGCTTTACGTCAAGCATGGTTATCGACCGATTGAATTGTTTGGACCCTATATTGGAGATCCGGATAGCCTCTGTTACGGAAAAATGTTGATTTTAGGTTCACTACCGGAATCCTCCTGA